The Mauremys reevesii isolate NIE-2019 linkage group 22, ASM1616193v1, whole genome shotgun sequence genomic interval gatgtgggcgtaccatggatttatatagaggcgatatgatattttctgtcttattatctatccctttcttaatgattcccaacattcggtttgcttttttgacaaccactgcacattgagtggatgttttcagagaactgcagAGGATGTGCAGAGGTAGCCCGGATGCTGGTCCCTGTTGGGGTTCTTATTGGAAATGGACAGAGGTGGCTTGGCCcagctcagaggaggaggagagcataGCTGTGCTCACGCGGCCTTGTTTTGTGTTTCCAGCTGTCAGATGGCAAAGACGCCTTTAAGAAGACCTGGAATCCCAAGTTCACGCTCCGGAGTCACTACGATGGGATCCGGGCCCTTGTTTTCCACCACACGGAGTCCGCGCTGGTCACTGCCTCTGAGGACGGCACGCTGAAGCTGTGGAACCTCCAGAAGACGGTTGCTGCCAAAAAGTAAGCCCCGCCTATAGCTGGGGAGTATGCCAGGCTCAGAAGGGCCAGCAGAAGGCGCTGcgtgggggagggctggggagggtttgCCAGGCAGATGCATTAACCGTACCCTGTAAAAACCAAATCTGGGGAAGGGAAAACATAAATACATCCACGTGTCTAAGGCATCTGCCAGCCAGCAGCCCCTAAAGGTTCCCCCCGGCATCCCACATCATGCTGCATGTGGGGCTGATTATTTTGGAATGAGGCGATGGGGAAGGAGAGCACTGCCAGCTGTTACCCTGATTTGTTCAGTTTGACGTGGGCACAAAAGGGTTAAAATCACAGCAGaatcccctccccttctcccctgaTGCTGAGGGAAGGTCACACATTGAAccctgggactttccactgcgGGGTCCTGCGGTGTCCCTGAGCCAGGCCTGCTGGGCAGTAGAGTTTAAAGCATCAAGCCGTGCCAGCAGTGagtgggacccaggtgtccgtcCCCCCTAACCTCGGCCCTTTCCTCTCCTGCCGCAGGAACGCTGCACTGGACGTGGAGCCGGTCTACGCTTTCCGGGCACACAGGTGGGTCCTGGGGTGTGAGGCTGATGCCTGGTACTGCTGCCCAAAGGGGTGTCTCCCCACCCATGTATTGATCCTAGGGTCCAGAATCTATGAGTAACTCTGGCTGGATCATCTCCCTAATGGACTCTGTGGGCCCAGAGAGCCAAGCCCGTGACCCTAGAGTCTGGATCCTTGGCCCCAGTGCAGCCTTTGGGATCAGACGGTGGAACCCTGCTCTCAGCAATCTGATTTAATGAAGGAGTGAGGCTTAAACCCACAGGAGATTGGGGCGAGAGGGTCAGGGCTAATCCTGAACCCCCAGCCGACCCACGAGTGCAGCTAGTGCAGCTCCTGTGTCCTGCAAGTTCATTAAACGACTCTGTCAGTCCACGAGCGACGAGCTGCTCAGTCCAGGCAGGTGCTGTCTGAAGTGCCAACTGAGCAGCATCATACTAGAGACGTTGCCACTAGAGGGTGCTCTGACTCCACAAACACCTTTCTGAAGCCCAGTGCTCAGATGGGCTCCACGCATCTGGGAGCTCCTTTCCCCTAGTGGGTGGCTGTGGTTGGCTCATCCTGTGTGGTTTGCACCCATGCTAGCTCCTTGGGAGAGTCTCTGTgagtgtggggcagagaggggaagccCCATCCTACAGCTTTGgaagtccccctcccccattctttgCCCCATTTCCTTCACCCTGCCCTTCATCTCTGTGGCCATCCCGTTTCTGCAGGGGTCCAGTGCTCTCTGTTGCCATGGGCTGTAACAGTGAATATTGCTACAGTGGAGGAACGGACACCAAGATCCGCTTCTGGAGGGTCCCGGATTTGAGCATGGATCCTTACGACAGTTATGGTGGGTGCAGGCAGCTGGCTGTCCGTCCTCTCCCCAGCAGTCCCTATGCACTGAGCAGACCCCAGAGTATCCAACCTGTCTCCTGACAGCTGGGAGGAAGGCAGAATGAGGCCCAAATGGGAGATTTTTGGTGATTTTCTGGGTGGTTTTGTCTCCCTGGGAGTTTTCCAGGGCggcagtgctggggagtgggCGTGCCGGTGCCCAACAGAGGcctgggctggaacctcttcATGTGCTGATGGGCTGTACCTGATGTGTACAAGACTCAACAGGGTGCAATGGCTCTCGATTTTACCTGTgaagactacagctcccagcatgcactgtggCCTGGCCACTCCAGTGGAGGTGGAGCGCTGTATGCTGGGAACTCTCAGCTAGAGGAGGGCCCTGGGGCAAACTAGGGTGaggctccccagctgggagccagaATCCAGCGTGACCCCTCCTTGAGCCTGGCTTTGTTTCTGGCCCAGATCCAGGAGTCCTCAGCAACGTCCTGGAAGGCCACACGGATGCGATCTGGGGCCTGGCATTCAGCCCTTCCAAGAACCGCCTGGCTTCGTGTTCAGCAGATGGCACGGTCAGGATATGGGACCCTAGCGAGCACCCATCCTGCCTCAGCACCTACAACACGGAGCGTGGTGAGCGAACCCTACCCAGGGAttgcagagcctggctgggaaaTGGGGGCCTCTTTGAGAGGATGTTCCCCACCAGATTAAGGCTTTGGGGGGTTAGAAACGGGATGGGGAGCTCCCTCTTCTTGGGTCAGTCTTGACCCCCGTGCCCTAGCACAGTGCTAGGGAATGCTGTGCTACAGTAGGTGGAAGGATGGCCCATTGGTTAGGCCACTAGCCTAGAACTTGGaagacctaggttcaagtccttgctctgccacagactgtctgtgtgatcttgggcaagtcacttagtctttctgtgccttggtttccccatctgtgtaaTGGGGATTATAGGCCTGCTCTGCCTCATgggcattgtgaggataaatccattaagGATTGTGAGACGCTCATATACTACAGAGATGGGGGGGGCACATATGTACCTTAGATAGGTGCCATCTAAAACGAGGGCCCTTCTCTCTTGTGGGCATTGAAGATCCCTTGGTAACTTCCCAAAAAGTCACAATGCTGCCTGATGCCCTGGTCAAATCCCAACTCAGGGAATGCTGTTCCGCCTCTCTAACAGACCTCTAGTTTCAGTTGGCTACAGGGcacttcttcacttcctgtcgtAAACTATGTGCTGTTGCTGTGTGCATGTGACATGCTCCAACtcggaggtggctgcattttggttGAGACCTGTGTGTTAGTGCGGTTGGAATGCTTTGCTCTGTCAGGCGCTACAGCAGGTGTGGTCTTGGCGCTGAAGCGTTGCTCCCATAAGGCGGCCGTCATTGTTCTGTGTCCCCTCCCGCAGAGTACGGAATCCCTACCTCTGTTGTGTTCGCCAGCACGGACCCTGCCCATGTTGTGGCCGCCTTCCGAACGGGCAACACGGTGCTGTATGACCTGGAGACCTCCCAGCCCATCCTGACGCTGGAATCCAAAGCCGCCACTGGTGAGTTGAGGCGACTCCTGTGTTCTaatcccagctgtgggaggggagtggggtctagtggttagagcacaagcGGGGAggttgggaatcaggactcctgggttctgttcaaaGCTCttactgatttgctgtgtgatgGTAGGCAAGTCACTGCCTCTCCCCGATTTCCTCCCTCCCCGCCGTGAAGTGTCCATTTCCCAGGCAGTGGTGAGGACCAGCACTTCAATTTGTACTGTGAGAGCCTTGACTGGATGGTGCTTCTCCAGCAGGAGGCGGTAGAGGGATGCACACAGGAAGGGTCAGGCCAGTTTAGCTGCTCTGGGAAGAGGGAGATGATTGGTTGGTCCTAGGCTGGCAGCTGCTCTGGTGGGACAGGGGGAGCATGGATGGTTCGGTAGTAACCTGCTCCCTCTCCCATGTTCTGACCCAGGATTCAGTCAAATCAATCACGTGGTGAGCCACCCGACACAGCCCGTCACCATCACGGCGCACGACGACCGAGGGATCCGCTTCTTGGACAACCGGACAGGTAGGGCAGCCATCTGGTGGCAGCTGGGACGgatctgcagcctgctgccccctcctcagccccaccccctggcaggAAGGCTGCCAGCCCAAGCTCCTGGGGCGGAGAAGGGCCTTGCCGTTTCCCAGAGCTCCACCTCGTGGGGCCATTTCCCCACCGCCTTGAGGCTCTTGAGGGAGGGTGACATCACTGTGCTTTGGGGTCGTGCCTTGGGCATCCCCTGTctgctgggggtgggaagagaggcaGGTGGTGGTTATGGGGCCGTTTCCATTGAAATCCGTGAtgcagggcccagcccctgccgtGCCTCCTTCTCTCTATCCAGGGCACACGTGCAAGCCTCCCCATGCGCCCTTTGCAGGGAGACTCACCCATGATGTGATGGGATCGGCCCCCTCTCGAGGCCAGGCACCCCCTGCCTGGGGGCTCCTTCGTCCCCAGCTAATACATGTCCGTGTCCCTCCCAAGGACCAGTCTGCCCTCGAGCTCCCCTCGCCTGCCTTGAACAGACTGTGTCTACAGATCTGatggctcccagccctctcctgctcACCCCCTGGGGGTGTCACtgtctccccccccttccccaggaggGTTCAATCCGCTCTCACCAGCCCGGGGGCCCCTCTGTGCCCTCCCCTAAGCGTGCTGCTACAAGACCCCCGTAGAGGGAGCTGCCTTTCCCATGCCCATGGGGGGAATCCAGCACTGTAAGCTACCCCACCCCttgggctgtggggagagcacctagtggttggagcaggccCCAGGCATGAGCGGGAGCTGCCGTATTAAACCCTTCTCCTCTCCTTGCCTAGGGAAAGCCATCCACTCCATGGTCGCTCACTTGGATGCTGTCACCTGCCTCGCCGTGGACCCCAACGGGGTCTTCCTCATGTCTGGAAGTAAGTGtctctctgccccaccctgctccccgtcTGCATGCATCTTGCCTGCTTTCCGCTTTGAAAGTcatctgcgggggagggggacagtgaTCCGGGGGTTCAAATCCAATGGGGATCAAAAATCTTTCCTGTCCGCGTGGCACCCGCCATTGCCGCTGGCATGAATAGACCTGCCCTCTTGGCTGCATCAGAGGGGCTGAGGACTGAATGGGTCATGGGGGCTGGGCTCTTCTCTCCCACCCCTGTCCCTCCAgtgcagggagcagtgtgggcaCACTTGGCCTGGCACTGCCCATGCTGGGCGTGTTCAGTGGGAAGTGGATCCAGAATCCAGCACTAAGTGCAGTAAACAAGTGACCCAGAGTGTCAGGAGGGGGAGGTCTGGACTTTGCTGGCTGGGCTTTGAGGGAAGAGCAGGGAaatgggaaccaggactcctgggttctgtgcccagctctgggaggggagtggggtctagtggttagagcaggggggctgggagccaggactcctgggttctattcccgacTCTGTGGGCGAGTGTCTTTTCCCCTCGACCCTGGGTGACCCTTCTCTGCTGGCTCTCCCAGGCCACGACTGCTCTCTGCGCCTCTGGAACCTGGACAACAAGACGTGCGTGCAGGAGATCACGGCCCACCGCAAGAAGCACGAGGAGGCCATCCACGCTGTGGCCTTCCACCCTAGCAAGGCCCTGATCGCCAGTGCCGGGGCCGACGCCCTGGCCAAGGTCTTTGTATGAGCAGCGGAGgatcctgcaggtgagctggggctgcgggACAGGGCAGTGCCGGAGCGGGAGGCCAGAAGCCCCTCCCAACCCTGCTCTCTCACCTGCCACCGGCCTGCTCCTCTTGTGTCTCCCAACAGGTGGGTCCCCGGGACTCTCCAGAGGTGCTAACCCCGTCTGGCGATGAGCgtatcccccccacctccccacagctcaggacctgctgccaaggGGCGGCTCTTCTCACCCAGTGGAGTGACATGGACGTGtgtggctggggagggtgggcagGGGAGGATGACAACCCCGTGaccgccccttcctgtgccctcaGGGCCCAGCAGCCAGATTCTGGAATGTTTTCTGCTTGTTTCAAGGTCGCCTGGTTTTATTTCCCAGCCAGCGAGTGGAAAGTGTTCAGGGCCAGGCACGGCTaatggcagggaggggctgggcccggGCCCAGCTGTTCCATGACGTTGGGCACTcgtcccctccccagcaccagtACAGCCCTCGCTGCCCCTAACTCCCCTGGGCAAGGCTCTGCCAGGCCACAAAGTAACCCCCGGACCTTTAGGGTTCACAAACCCACCAGAACTGTCTCCTGgcctcttcctttcctccctgagctgtcccctgccagccccttgcaGAGCCCCAGCCGAGCTGCCCCTGCCGGCTGATGCCAGGGCCGTCAGCAGTaggggtttgggggctggagagccagggagagggggcactgAGTGGAAGAGGGGGCCAGCTGGGAGGTTGCTCAGATGGACCTGGAATAAGAGGCCCCATTGCGCTGGGTCAAGCCAGGAAGGTTACTTcccgtggggagcagggtgggggtagcGAGGCAGTTCCCAGGCTGCTGCCCGCACAGGCGAGTGACTGGGACAGGGGGACGGGACTCACACCCAGGAGTTACAGCGTTGACAGTGGAGGGGCTGATGGGTGCTGCCCTCTCTTCTCACCCCTGCAGGGGGCAGCGCTGCTGGGCCTGATGCGGAGTGTTTGGtctccagggctgctgctgccctcATCCCAGTTTgcaggccagccagccagcctcccgTGGCAGATCTCCTCgtcctgcccctggcctgctTGGCGCTGCCCTGGATCCCGACCCCATCAGgtccttgggggtggggaggaagcagcCCTCGGCCTCCTTGGCTTCCTACCTTATTGTAGCAATAATCCCTTCCCGTGAGGGGAGGGGGTCTCCGGGCAGGCGGCTCCTGTGTGACACTACTGCTCCCTTAGCACAGGGGTGCGTGCCTGCCCTGTGATGGGAGCTCCATTCATCCACGAACGGTTCTCCTGCCCTCCGACTGCAGCCTGGTTCTCAGCCCATCCCCAGCGCAGTCCGGGCAGAGCCTGGCATCTGGAGTGCTCCCCCCAGAACACTAAACCCCCCATGCTGTTCCCAGCGGGCAAGGCCATCTTTGCCAGGACTGGACACCAGCGGTGTTACCTGGGATGGCTGCATCGGTCAAACACTCCCCCCAGAGCAAGCCAGTGCCAGCAGGCCGGGCGTTCCCCTGGCAAGGGTTGGACACAGCCATGCACGGAGCCTTATGGGTCCCACGGCGCTCAGAGCCGGTTTGCGGTAGAGTCACCCTCACCATCACCCCAGCAATAAAGGCCACATTCCCGGGGCTCCAATGCCTTGACCCACCCCCAGCTTGCTAACGTCACCTAGACTGCTAACCTGCTTGAAAGgcagtggggtctaatggttaggACAGAGGGcctgctgggagtcaggactccggggttctgttCCCActccttggggaagtcacttcccTCCTGGCATCTCCCTTTCCctgtcctccctgccccctgcttgcAAAGTGCATGGTGCCGTTGAGCGGCCGAGGGTTACCCTCGCCACATCAGGAACCATCTCTGCAGGGGTGATGTCCCCGCTTTGGCTTGGACACTAACCCATCGCGCCGTGGGGTGCCCCCTGGAGCCTGTGCCTTGTCACGGGATTCTGCATGAAGCAGTGACGCCCCCAGGAGCCAGACCGATGACGGGGGGCTAAAAGAGAAATGTTAGCTTTGATCGCAGGGCTCTCAAACCTctccagtggggtgggggctgattcCACCATGGCCAGAGGGGTGCAGATCCCTGCCCCCTGGTTGGTATCCCCTGCCATCTCTTCTTCATTTCGTCTTCTCGCCTGTAACAAAGAAAAACTCCTTGTATATTCTGTACAAATGAAATCCGATTGCAACTGAACCCAGAGACACCTAAAGGGCTGAAGCTCAAGTGACTACAAACCATGTTATCACTGTGTGATAGTCTCTACCGCTGGCATTTTCAAACCGACTAGCGATTGTGGGGTGCCAGCTCTAAAGGGGGGTGTTGCTGAGCCAGCTGCCCTCTGGCAATCAGGCCCCGTTAGGCCACGTCGAGGCAGGGGAGCTGCCCAAGAAATCAGATCGCTAGCCGCTCTTGAAAACCTCGGCCTACGTCCCCAATATACTGTATGTATCGGTGTGCTGTATTTATCCAAACTGAGAGCACTCGCCTTTTTAATGCGGATTAACTTTTTATTGTATATTTATTTGAcctctttgggtttttttttttttttttgtcctgtttAATCACAAGACTGAATCGTATGTGAAAAAAATCTGCCTCAATAAACCCCCTTTGGAATAAGAAGCAGGTTCTTCCCCCTCCTTGTCGCTGCATTGGGCTAGGTCTATGCAGCATTCATTGGTACAGATGGGGGCACACACTCACTcccctgctgaaatgcagccacctctggggcgcaTCGTGTAGTGATGTCGCACAGAGTAGGTCAGGATCAGTTTAGGATAGGAAGTGAAGGAGAATCTGTTATCCCATTGACACTGCAGGGGAATCATCcaagctgggctctgccctgCACCTCAGGTTTGACGCTGACTCGTGGGTGGAGGGTGGTGGGGAACAGGAcatgccctgggaactgcagtgaGCGCAAGGTTTCAGGTTTAGGTCTGTCTGGCTgtgcctccagcagcacagcacagcacccgCTAGTGCCCAATGCACCACTTCCTGAGGTTTCCGGGACCCCTCCCAACCAAGCCCTgaccctgctcagaccct includes:
- the STRN4 gene encoding striatin-4 isoform X4; protein product: MLEYALKQERSKYHKLKFGTEPNQGEKRADLSEPVSNGPAETTSLEGNPLVWKEGRQLLRQYLEEVGYTDTILDMRSKRVRSLLGRCSVELNGTVEPSDLGLGPAPGPTGLNGGESLLVKQIEEQIKRNAGKETKDRISSSVMEKIPFLQNCEDEDSDEEEDLEGLPLETQRQHKKQRVKLATKPLMPEVEDEEDDEDSEDALNEFDFLGSGENGEGSGDARRTGDGNELESRRVKLQGMLADLRDVDGLPPKPSIPSAISNHPRSHEAGSLGFSSDVFIMDTIGGGEVSLGDLADLTVTNDNELTCDLSDGKDAFKKTWNPKFTLRSHYDGIRALVFHHTESALVTASEDGTLKLWNLQKTVAAKKNAALDVEPVYAFRAHRGPVLSVAMGCNSEYCYSGGTDTKIRFWRVPDLSMDPYDSYDPGVLSNVLEGHTDAIWGLAFSPSKNRLASCSADGTVRIWDPSEHPSCLSTYNTEREYGIPTSVVFASTDPAHVVAAFRTGNTVLYDLETSQPILTLESKAATGFSQINHVVSHPTQPVTITAHDDRGIRFLDNRTGKAIHSMVAHLDAVTCLAVDPNGVFLMSGSHDCSLRLWNLDNKTCVQEITAHRKKHEEAIHAVAFHPSKALIASAGADALAKVFV